The following are from one region of the Georgenia sp. M64 genome:
- the purF gene encoding amidophosphoribosyltransferase encodes MARGDGRLSHELLPGEKGPQDECGVFGVWAPGEDVARLTYFGIYALQHRGQESAGIATSNGEQILVYKDMGLVSQVFDDRALQPLQGHIAVGHVRYSTTGASAWENAQPTLGPTAAGTVALGHNGNLTNTTELMEMVQERFGKDLRGELGRGSSTDTAVITAMLGGTARAGERLEDVAMEVLPLLEGAFSLVFMDEHTLYAARDAHGIRPLVLGRLERGWAVASETAALDIVGATFVREIEPGELVTIDADGLRSRRFAEATPHGCVFEYVYLARPDTRIAGRSVNASRLEMGRVLAREHPVDADLIIPTPESGTPAAIGYAQGSGIPFGQGLVKNSYVGRTFIQPTQTIRQLGIRLKLNPLREVIEGKRLVVVDDSIVRGNTQRALVRMLREAGAAEVHVRISSPPVKWPCFYGIDFATRAELIANGLTTDEIRASLGADSLGYISLEGMVEATAIPQQRLCTACFTGSYPVRLGEHATISGAEAPSVPPTPATTGAAQ; translated from the coding sequence GTGGCACGCGGCGACGGACGGCTTTCCCACGAGCTCCTCCCGGGCGAGAAGGGGCCGCAGGACGAGTGCGGCGTCTTCGGGGTCTGGGCCCCGGGCGAGGACGTCGCCCGCCTGACGTACTTCGGGATCTACGCCCTGCAGCACCGCGGCCAGGAGTCCGCGGGCATCGCCACCTCCAACGGTGAGCAGATCCTCGTCTACAAGGACATGGGCCTGGTCTCCCAGGTGTTCGACGACCGCGCCCTGCAGCCCCTCCAGGGCCACATCGCCGTCGGCCACGTGCGCTACTCCACCACCGGCGCCTCGGCGTGGGAGAACGCCCAGCCCACCCTCGGCCCGACGGCGGCCGGCACCGTCGCGCTGGGCCACAACGGCAACCTCACCAACACCACCGAGCTCATGGAGATGGTCCAGGAGCGATTCGGCAAGGACCTGCGCGGCGAGCTCGGCCGCGGCTCCTCCACCGACACCGCGGTCATCACCGCGATGCTCGGCGGCACCGCCCGGGCGGGGGAGCGGCTCGAGGACGTCGCGATGGAGGTGCTCCCGCTCCTCGAGGGCGCCTTCTCGCTCGTGTTCATGGACGAGCACACCCTCTACGCCGCCCGGGACGCCCACGGCATCCGCCCGCTCGTGCTCGGCCGCCTCGAGCGCGGGTGGGCCGTCGCGTCGGAGACGGCGGCGCTGGACATCGTCGGCGCCACCTTCGTCCGCGAGATCGAGCCGGGTGAGCTCGTCACCATCGACGCCGACGGGCTGCGCTCGCGCCGCTTCGCCGAGGCGACCCCCCACGGCTGCGTCTTCGAGTACGTCTACCTCGCCCGGCCCGACACCCGCATCGCGGGCCGCTCGGTCAACGCCTCGCGGCTGGAGATGGGCCGCGTCCTCGCCCGGGAGCACCCCGTCGACGCCGACCTGATCATCCCCACCCCGGAGTCCGGGACGCCCGCCGCCATCGGCTACGCGCAGGGCTCGGGGATCCCCTTCGGCCAGGGCCTGGTGAAGAACTCCTACGTCGGGCGCACCTTCATCCAGCCCACGCAGACCATCCGGCAGCTCGGCATCCGGCTCAAGCTCAACCCGCTGCGGGAGGTCATCGAGGGCAAGCGGCTCGTCGTCGTCGACGACTCCATCGTGCGGGGCAACACCCAGCGCGCCCTGGTGCGGATGCTGCGCGAGGCGGGGGCCGCGGAGGTCCACGTGCGGATCTCCTCGCCGCCGGTGAAGTGGCCCTGCTTCTACGGCATCGACTTCGCCACGCGGGCCGAGCTCATCGCGAACGGCCTGACCACCGACGAGATCCGTGCCTCCCTCGGCGCCGACTCCCTCGGCTACATCTCCCTCGAGGGCATGGTGGAGGCCACGGCCATCCCGCAGCAGCGGCTGTGCACGGCGTGCTTCACCGGTAGCTACCCGGTCCGCCTGGGTGAGCACGCCACCATCTCCGGCGCCGAGGCCCCGAGCGTGCCCCCCACCCCCGCCACCACCGGAGCAGCGCAGTGA
- the purM gene encoding phosphoribosylformylglycinamidine cyclo-ligase — MSETSPITYAGAGVDTEAGDRAVELMKDAVRATHTPDVVGGVGGFAGLVDVSALREYRRPLLATSTDGVGTKVAVAQAMDVHHTIGHDLVGMVVDDIVVVGARPLLMTDYIACGKVVPERIADLVRGIAEACALVGTPLLGGETAEHPGLLGEHEYDVAGAATGVVEADAVLGAERVRSGDVVVAMASSGLHSNGYSLVRRVVEVAGWGLERHVPELGRTLGEELLEPTRLYTPACLDLVATGRVHAFSHVTGGGLAANLARVLPAGLVADLDRASWTVPPVFELVRSLGQVPWTDLQNTLNLGVGMVAVVPPDAADATVAAVRARGIDAWVLGTVRDDEGAPGPDGPAVRGTKGVDGGAVRLQGRYVTG, encoded by the coding sequence GTGAGCGAGACGAGCCCGATCACCTACGCCGGCGCCGGCGTCGACACCGAGGCCGGCGACCGCGCGGTCGAGCTGATGAAGGACGCGGTGCGGGCCACCCACACGCCCGACGTGGTCGGCGGGGTCGGGGGGTTCGCCGGCCTCGTCGACGTCTCGGCGCTGCGGGAGTACCGGCGCCCCCTGCTGGCCACGTCCACCGACGGCGTCGGCACGAAGGTCGCCGTCGCCCAGGCGATGGACGTCCACCACACCATCGGCCACGACCTCGTCGGGATGGTCGTCGACGACATCGTCGTCGTCGGCGCCCGCCCCCTCCTCATGACCGACTACATCGCCTGCGGCAAGGTGGTGCCGGAGCGGATCGCCGACCTCGTCCGCGGCATCGCCGAGGCCTGCGCGCTGGTCGGCACCCCGCTCCTCGGCGGTGAGACGGCCGAGCACCCCGGCCTGCTGGGCGAGCACGAGTACGACGTCGCCGGTGCCGCCACCGGCGTCGTCGAGGCCGACGCCGTCCTGGGGGCCGAGCGGGTCCGGTCCGGGGACGTCGTCGTCGCCATGGCGTCCTCGGGCCTGCACTCCAACGGCTACTCCCTCGTGCGGCGCGTCGTCGAGGTCGCCGGCTGGGGCCTGGAGCGCCACGTCCCCGAGCTGGGCCGGACCCTGGGCGAGGAGCTGCTCGAGCCGACCCGGCTGTACACCCCGGCCTGCCTCGACCTCGTCGCGACCGGTCGGGTGCACGCCTTCAGCCACGTCACGGGGGGCGGCCTGGCGGCCAACCTCGCCCGGGTCCTGCCGGCCGGCCTGGTGGCGGACCTCGACCGCGCCAGCTGGACCGTGCCGCCGGTGTTCGAGCTGGTGCGCAGCCTCGGCCAGGTCCCGTGGACCGACCTGCAGAACACCCTCAACCTCGGCGTCGGCATGGTCGCGGTGGTGCCCCCCGACGCCGCGGACGCGACCGTGGCTGCCGTCCGGGCGCGAGGGATCGACGCCTGGGTGCTGGGGACGGTCCGCGACGACGAGGGCGCGCCGGGTCCCGACGGGCCGGCCGTGCGCGGCACCAAGGGGGTCGACGGCGGCGCGGTCCGGCTGCAGGGCCGCTACGTCACCGGCTGA
- a CDS encoding DUF3073 domain-containing protein — MGRGRQKAKQTKVARKLKYFSPETDYRALERELTSPRTDGVDDDVDYAEIPPAMEEDDDDWGQIRRTP, encoded by the coding sequence ATGGGGCGCGGCCGTCAGAAGGCCAAGCAGACGAAGGTCGCTCGGAAGCTGAAGTACTTCAGCCCCGAGACCGACTACCGGGCTCTCGAACGAGAGCTCACGTCTCCTCGTACTGACGGCGTGGACGACGATGTCGACTACGCCGAGATCCCCCCCGCCATGGAGGAAGACGACGACGACTGGGGTCAGATCCGCCGGACCCCGTGA
- a CDS encoding BldC family transcriptional regulator — translation MSMTDGTTEQLLTPSEVAARFRVDPKTVTRWANAGKISSIRTLGGHRRFRRSEVEALLLASGLAEEIHDKPVSDVSTAAR, via the coding sequence ATGTCGATGACGGACGGGACCACTGAGCAGCTGCTCACGCCGTCGGAGGTGGCAGCTCGCTTCCGGGTGGACCCCAAGACGGTGACCCGCTGGGCGAACGCCGGCAAGATCTCCTCGATCCGGACCCTCGGCGGTCATCGCCGGTTCCGCCGCAGCGAGGTCGAGGCGCTGCTCCTGGCCAGCGGGCTGGCCGAGGAGATCCACGACAAGCCCGTCAGCGACGTCTCCACCGCAGCACGATAA
- a CDS encoding DUF3618 domain-containing protein: MSDAKQTPDSVKKRTPEQIEAEIARTRAQLTDTVNELSDRLDPRAQIDAAKEVATERARTFADDVSRRDPKALATLGASVAAAALLIVLRWRRR; encoded by the coding sequence GTGAGCGACGCCAAGCAGACGCCCGACTCCGTGAAGAAGCGCACGCCGGAGCAGATCGAGGCCGAGATCGCCCGGACCCGGGCTCAGCTGACGGACACCGTCAACGAGCTCAGCGACCGGCTCGACCCGCGCGCGCAGATCGACGCGGCGAAGGAGGTCGCCACGGAGAGGGCCAGGACGTTCGCCGACGACGTCAGCCGTCGCGACCCCAAGGCGCTGGCCACGCTCGGTGCGAGCGTGGCCGCGGCCGCCCTGCTTATCGTGCTGCGGTGGAGACGTCGCTGA
- a CDS encoding phage holin family protein, which produces MASTSADGPTTPVVEDAYVGGQAPGGAPRGKTIGELVSSVSEQFSRLIRDELQLAQAQLAEKGKRLGTGAGFFGFAAVMGLYAFGVLLAAAVLGLATALPAWLSALIVAVVLLVVAGIAALLGKKAIDASKEFEAKPQEGIKEDLDAVKKGIKK; this is translated from the coding sequence GTGGCGAGCACATCGGCAGACGGCCCGACCACTCCGGTGGTCGAGGACGCGTACGTGGGCGGTCAGGCACCAGGGGGCGCCCCGCGGGGCAAGACCATCGGCGAGCTCGTCTCCTCGGTCTCCGAGCAGTTCTCGCGACTGATCCGTGACGAGCTCCAGCTCGCGCAGGCCCAGCTGGCCGAGAAGGGCAAGCGGCTGGGCACCGGCGCCGGGTTCTTCGGCTTCGCCGCCGTCATGGGCCTCTACGCCTTCGGCGTGCTCCTCGCCGCCGCCGTCCTCGGCCTCGCGACCGCGCTGCCCGCGTGGCTCTCCGCCCTCATCGTCGCGGTCGTCCTGCTCGTCGTCGCCGGCATCGCGGCGCTCCTGGGCAAGAAAGCGATCGACGCCTCCAAGGAGTTCGAGGCCAAGCCCCAGGAGGGCATCAAGGAGGATCTCGACGCGGTGAAGAAGGGGATCAAGAAGTGA